ATGATCGCGCCGTCAGCCCGCGCACCGCCCGCCAGCCCGGTGTTCCCGGACACCGGCACGACCGGAGTGCCGAGTTCATTGGCGAGTTTGACGATCGCCGAGACTTCACCGGTATTGGCCGGGCGCACCACGGCAAGTGGGGCCCAATCATAAGCGCGTGTAAAATCATGCGAAAAGCGATCCATGTCGCCGCCCTGAAGCACTTGGTCTGTTCCAACGATGGCGCGTAACCGGTCGATCATAGCATCCTCCCCTTTGTGGCAAAGATGCGCCGAGTTTGCGGGGGATAGCAAGAGCGCTGGGGTTCGGTTAGCCTTGGTTTTAGCCAAGGGAGCGGTGAGGATCATGGTGCAGCGCGAAGAGGGTCGCCCGGCGATCGCAGACATCAGCAACGGCACAGAGTTGAAACGCTGGTATTGGCGCAAGGACGAGCTTGTAGCGCAGGCGCGTGTGTTGGGCTTGAAGGTCACAGGCGCGAAGTTCACGCTGCTTGAGCGGATCGCGCATTTTCTTGATACAGGCCGCAAGGATTTGCCCGGTGATGGCGCTGCGCCCAAGGCCACGTCACGATTTGACTGGCACAGCGAGGTGTTGAGCGAGGAGACGCAGATCACCGACACTTACCGTAACACGCAAAATGTGAGGCGGTTCTTCAAGGCGGCGGTTGGGCCGTCGTTCAAGTTTAACATCGCTTTCATGGAGTGGATGCGATCGAACACAGGCAAGACGTTGGGTGATGCAGTCGCAGCGTACCTTGATATCAAAGGTGAGCAGGCCGCGCCGGGCGCACGCACGCGGATCAAGGCCCACAATCAGTTCAATCAGTATACGCGCGATATACTAAGCGAAAATCCGGGTCTGAGTATTGAGGACGTGCGGCGTATCTGGGCCAGAAAGATAGCTTTGCCATCCGAGAGCGGGCGGCATGAGTATCACCCGAGCGATCTGGAGCTGGAGGGGCCGTAAGCCGCGCGACCGGGGCCGCGCGGCGAAAGTGTCGGGTCAGGCGGCTTTGCCCAACGCGATGAAGCGGGTGAGGTGGAAATCCTGATCGCCCCATTCATGGTCGATCATGATGAGCCGCTTGGCAAAGTGGCCAAGGTCATATTCCCACGTCATGCCGATCCCGCCGTGCAGTTGGATGCTTTCTTCGGCAACCAGCCGCCCGATACGCCCGATTGCGAATTTGGTGGCGGCCATGATGCGGTCACGCTCGCCGGCGGGTTTATCCAGCGCGGCGGCGGCGTTGATCACGGCCGAGCGGGCCTGCTCGATTTCGAGCAGCATTTCGGCGGTGCGGTGTTGCAGCGCCTGAAACTGGCCGATGACGACGCCGAATTGCTTGCGGGTGCGCAGGTATTCGATGGTCATCTCGCGGATCGTTTGCATGATCCCGAGCGCCTCGGCGGAAATCGCGACGATGGCGCGGGCAGAGGCATCGCCAAGCGCGGCTGCGCCGTCCTCGACCAGCAGGGTCGCGGGCGTGTCGGCGAAGGTCAGCTCGGAAGCGCGCCCGCCGTCGACGGTGGTGTAGTCACGCGTGGTAATGCCCGACGCATCAGCCGCGACGAGGTAGAGCGAGATGCCCGCGCCGCCCCGCGCCGAGACGATATAGCCGCTTGCGCCGCTTGCCGAACGCACAACGGTTTTGCGGCCCGAGAGGGTCACGCTGTCGCCGGTGCCGCTGGCGGTCGTCTCGACCTCGGTGAGGTCATAGAGCGCGTGGGGCTCTTCGGCGGCGAGCGCATAGCGGGCCGCGCCGCCAATGATGTTCTCGACCGCGTCGGAGTGGCCTGCTGCGGCAAGGATGGCGCCGGGCACGAGCGCGCCGTCCATCACAGGCTCGTTCACGAGGCGTTTGCCGAGTTCTTCGAAGACAACCGCGATGTCGAAGCCTTCGCCGCCAAAGCCACCTTGGTCTTCGGTAAAGAGCGCGGCGAAAACGCCGAGTTCGGCCATGCCTTCCCAGTGCTCCGGCTGGAAGCCGGCGTCGGAATTTCCGGCCTCGACACGGGCGGCGAGGGGGTATTTGTCACGCAGGTAGCGTTCGACCGTATCGGCCAGCATCCGGCGGGTGTCTGTATGGGTAAAGTCCATGTCGTTTCCCTCCTCAGAGTCCGACGATCATCTTGGTGATGATGTTCTTTTGAATTTCGTTTGAACCGCCATAGATCGTGGTCTTGCGGTGGTTGAAATAGACTTCGGACGCATGGGCGAAGCCTTCGGGGGTGACGTGTTCGCCGTTGTAGCCGGGGTCATCCACCTCGGGCGTGAGGGCGAGCGCGGAGGAGCCGAGCGCGCGGCGGGTAAGATCGTCGATCTCTTGCGCGATCTCGGTGCCGAGGATCTTGAGCATCGAGCTTTCAGGTCCGGGGGCGCCACCGGCTTCGGCCTGTGCCAAGACGCGGTTGTTGGTGACTTCCATGGTCATCAGGTCGATTTCAACCCGCGCCACACGCGCCGCGAACAGCGGATCGTCGATCAGCGGCTTGCCGTTGCGCTTTTGCTTGGCGGCGAGGTCCTTGAGGCGGTCGAGCATCTGGTTGGATTTGCCGACGCCTGCGATGTTGGTCCGCTCGTGGGTCAGCAGGTACTTGGCATAGGTCCAGCCTTTGTTTTCCTCGCCCACGAGGTTTTCGACGGGCACCTTCACATCGGTGAACCAGACTTCGTTGACCTCGTGGCCGCCATCAATCGTTTGGATCGGGCGGACTTCGATGCCCGGTGTTTTCATGTCGATCAGAAGGAAAGAGATGCCCTCCTGCCGCTTGCCCTCGTTCGAGGTGCGCACGAGGCAGAAGATCATGTCGGCGTGCTGGCCCAGGGTGGTCCAAGTCTTTTGACCGTTGACGATATAGTGGTCGCCATCGCGTACAGCGGCGGTTTTGAGCGAGGCGAGGTCGGAGCCCGCGCCCGGCTCGGAATAGCCCTGACACCACCAATGGGTGCCGTCACACATGCGCGGCAGGTAGTAGTCCTGCTGCTCTTTGGAGCCGAATTTCTGCAGCACGGGCGCCAGCATCCGCAAGCCGAAGGGAAGAATGCGCGGGGCGCAGGCATAGGCCATTTCCTCTTCGAAGATGAATTGTTTCACGGGCCCCCAACCGGTGCCGCCGAATTCTACCGGCCAAGTATAGGTGAGCCAGCCCTTGTCGTTGAGGATAAGCTGCCAGCTTTCCATTTCCGCCTTGGTGAGCGGTGCTTCGTTGCGCACTTTGGTCGCCAGCTCCTCGGGGAGGGCGGATTTGATCCATGTGCGGATTTCATCACGGAAATCCAGCTCTTCTTGGGTAAAGTTCAGGTCCATCTCGGCTCTCCTCAGCCTGCGGCGCGTTTGTTGAGATCGTCGAAAGTTTCGCCCTTGGCGACCATATCAACGAGCAACTGCGCGGGTTTCCAGAATTTGGCGTCTTCCTTTTCGAACTCGCGCAGATCGTTCAGCACGTTTTCGAGGCCATACATATCGGCGTATTTCATCGGGCCGCCGCGATAGCGTGGGAAGCCGTAGCCGAACAGGAAGGTCACGTCGATGTCAGAGGGTTTCAGCGCGATGCCTTCCTCAAGCACCTTGGCGCCTTCGTTGATCATCGCGGCGAGGTAGCGGCGGATGATCTCTTCTTCGGTGAACTCACGCGGGGAGATGCCCAGATCGGCGCGCGCCTTTTCAATGATCGGCGCGATGTCGGGGTTGGGTTTGCCGCGCCGGTCCCCATCGGCATAGACATACCAGCCCTTGGCGGTTTTCTGTCCGAACCAGCCATTTTCGCAGATGCGATCAGCGATGGTGCCGTTATAGCGCGTGTCGTTCGAGCGCGTGGCGGCGTTGTTTTTGCGGTTGGACCAGCCGATATCAAGCCCGGCAAGGTCGCCCATCGCATGGATGCCCATGGGGTAGCCGAAATTCACCAACGCCTCGTCAATGGCATAGGGCGAGGCGCCGTCTTCGACCATATAGGCCGCCGAGGTGGAGGGCGTATTTGGCGAGGATGCGGTTGCCGATGAACCCGTCGCAGAGACCGGCGCGAACCGGAACTTTCTTCATCGCTTTGGCCAGCGCGAAGCCGGTGGCGATGGCATCATCCGCAGCGTTCGAGGGGATCACAATCTCAAGCAGGCGCATGATGTTGGCGGGCGAGAAGAAGTGCAGCCCGATCACGTCCTGTGGCCGCGATGTGGCCGAGGCGATCTCGTCAATGTTGAGGTAGGAGGTGTTGGAAGCCAGCACCGCGCCCGGCTTGGCGACCTTGTCGAGGATGGTGAACACCTCTTTCTTGACGTCCATGTTTTCGAACACGGCTTCGATGATGAGATCGGCGTCCGAGAGGTCATCATAGGAGGTCGAAGGCGTGTAGCGCGCCATGATCGCGGCCTTCTGCGCCTCGGTTTTGCGGCCTTTGGCGACATCGCGGTCATAGACTTTCTCGACGTTTTGAACGCCTTTGGCGATGCTCTCGTCGTCTCGTTCAACCATTGTCACGTTGAGCCCGGCATTGAGCGCGGCGACGGTGATGCCTGCGCCCATGGTGCCGCCGCCAATGACGCCGATTTTCTCGAGCGGGCGGGGGTCGGCACGGCCATTTTCAGGACCTTTGCGCTGGAGCGTTCGGCGAAGAAGGCGTGAACGAGGCCTTTTTGCTGGGGCGTCTTGAGGCACTCCATGAAGCAGTCACGTTCGTAGATCGAGGCGTCATGCAGCGAGGTCGAGAGGGAGTTTTCCATCGAATCGACCATGCGGGCCGGGGCGTAGAGCCCTTTGGCTTTCTTGACGATGCCGTTGCGTGCGGCCTCGAAGGCGGCGGCGTTTTCCGCGTCGCTTCCAAGCCCTTCGGAGCGTTCGGAGGTTTTGCGCGGGCCTTTGCCCTCGGCGATCAACTCTGCTGCGAAGGCTTTGGCGTCGGCGAGCAGGTCGGTTTCAGCAAGACGGTCGATCACGCCGAGGCTTGCTGCTTCCTTGGCGCCGACCTGACGACCGGAGATCATGATGTCGAGCGCGGGGGCGATGCCGGCAACGCGGGGCAGGCGGATGGTGCCGCCAGCGCCGGGCATGACGCCGATCAGCACTTCGGGCAGACCAACGCGGCCCTTGGGGTCAGCGATGCGGTAATGCGCACCGAGCGAGATTTCCAGACCGCCGCCAAGGGCCGTGCCGTGAATGGCGGCGATGACGGGTTTGGTGGTGTCTTCGATCCGGGTGCAGACCTCGAACAGGGCCGGCGGCTGAGGCGCTTGGCCGAATTCGCGGATGTCGGCCCCGGCGGGAAAAGTGCGTCCGCCGCCGATGATGATCGCGGCCTTGATCGCGTCGTCGGCGTCGACCTGCTCCATGGCGTTAAACAGCCCTTGGCGCACGGCGGTGCCGAGGGCGTTAACCGGCGGATTGTTGACGGTGACGATGGCGATGTCGCCATCGCGCGTAAGAGTGACCTGATCGCTCATGTTGGTAATCCCTGATGTTCCTCCCGCGAGGCAGGGAAACCCCGCACGCGGCTTACTATGCCTCTTGCGGTGTGGGTGGGGCAACAGGCGTGGGCGTGAATCGTCGTCACGTCACGGGTTATAACGTGGCGTTACGCAAAAGGGGCTTCAATCAGAGAGGCCGGGTTCATCGAGCAGGTGACGTCCGGCGCGGTCTTCGACTTCGATGACCCAGAGGTCGGGGTCAAAGCCGCGCTGGCGGGCAATGGAGCTGTCGACTTCGGGTTCGGGCGCGTCAACGAGAAGGCCCCATTTGCGTGCGCCGGTCATGAGGTCAAACGTCCGGTGGTAGGCGCGGGCGTGGCCGTCGAGCGTGTTGAGCTTGACCAGCACGGCACCGGCGGTGTCGTCGCCATGGGCCGTCACGAAGGCGGGGATGTCGTGGCTGCGCAGGCGGGCGAGGTAGGCGTGGACCCAGAATTCGGCAGTGAGACGGGCCATCAGAGGCATGTCCTGTGGGGGATGGTGTGTGCTAATGGTTCGCAAATGGGGGGAAGCCCTCCACACCGTCGCTATAGTTGGGGGGGCAGTCCCACAAACCGCCGTTATAGATGGGGGGCCAGCCCCCAAACCCCCCGGGATATTTTCAGTCAGATGAAGGGGTTGGTTAGTTGCCATCTTTGAAATCGAGGCCCATTTCGGAATAGCGTTCGCGTTCTTCCAGCCAGTTGGGGCGGACTTTTACCTGCAGGAAAAGGTGGATTTTGCGGCCAAGGAATTCTTCCAATTCCTGACGTGCGAGGGTCGAGATGGCCTTGATCGTTTCGCCTTTTTTGCCGAGCACGATGCCTTTGTGGCCGTCGCGCATGACATAGATGATCTGATCTATTCGGGCGGAGCCGTCTTTGCGTTCTTCCCAAGCTTCGGTTTCCACTGTGAGCTGGTAGGGCAGTTCCTGATGTAGGCGCAGGGTGAGTTTTTCGCGGGTGATTTCGGCGGCGATCATGCGCATTGGCAGATCGGCGATCTGGTCTTCGGGATAGAGCCAAGGGCCATCGGGAAGGCGGGCGGCGAGCCATGCGCGCAAGTCTTTGACGCCGTGGCCTTTTTCAGCCGAGATCATGAAGGTTTCGGCGAAGGGGAAGCGGGCGTTCATCTCTTTGGTCAGGGCGAGGAGTTGGGGCGCTTCGAGTTTGTCGATTTTGTTGATGGCGAGCGCGATGGGGCGGCCCGGGGGCAATTCGGCGAGCCCTTCGAGGATGGTTTCGACGCCTTCGGTGATGCCGCGATGGGCCTCGATCATCAAGACGATGATGTCGGCGTCGGCGGCCCCGCCCCATGCGGCGGCGACCATGGCGCGGTCAAGCCGGCGGCGCGGACGAAAGAGGCCGGGCGTGTCAACGAAGACGAGCTGTGCCTCGCCTTCGAGGGCGACGCCGCGGATGCGGGCGCGGGTGGTTTGCACCTTGTGGGTCACGATCGAGACCTTGGCGCCGACCATGTGATTGGTCAGCGTCGATTTGCCCGCGTTGGGCTCTCCGATCAGGGCGATGAAGCCGCAGCGTGTGGTCATGGCGGGCGTTCCTTGGTGGGTTTGAAGGGGGGATAGCCGAAAGCGGGCGGGTTGGCGAGTCTGCTTGAAGAATAGGGTAGAATGCGCGTTGGGCGCGGGGCGGATAGCCGGTGGTTTTAGGGTGTTCGGCGGGGCCGGGGAGAAACGCGGCGTGGGTTCTGAGAAAAGCGGTCTTTTATCAGCGGTTTAGGTTTTCTCCAGCCGGGTGAGAAGGGCCGTCGCGGCGGCCTGCTCGGCCTGCCGTTTGGAATTGGCGGTGGCGGCGGCGGTTTCACCGCTGGTCAGGCGCGCCTCGATCGTGAATTCCGGGGCGTGGTCGGGGCCGGTGCGGGCGGTTTCGACATAAGCGGGCGGCTGA
This genomic window from Rhodobacteraceae bacterium D3-12 contains:
- a CDS encoding SAP domain-containing protein, producing MVQREEGRPAIADISNGTELKRWYWRKDELVAQARVLGLKVTGAKFTLLERIAHFLDTGRKDLPGDGAAPKATSRFDWHSEVLSEETQITDTYRNTQNVRRFFKAAVGPSFKFNIAFMEWMRSNTGKTLGDAVAAYLDIKGEQAAPGARTRIKAHNQFNQYTRDILSENPGLSIEDVRRIWARKIALPSESGRHEYHPSDLELEGP
- a CDS encoding acyl-CoA dehydrogenase, which gives rise to MDFTHTDTRRMLADTVERYLRDKYPLAARVEAGNSDAGFQPEHWEGMAELGVFAALFTEDQGGFGGEGFDIAVVFEELGKRLVNEPVMDGALVPGAILAAAGHSDAVENIIGGAARYALAAEEPHALYDLTEVETTASGTGDSVTLSGRKTVVRSASGASGYIVSARGGAGISLYLVAADASGITTRDYTTVDGGRASELTFADTPATLLVEDGAAALGDASARAIVAISAEALGIMQTIREMTIEYLRTRKQFGVVIGQFQALQHRTAEMLLEIEQARSAVINAAAALDKPAGERDRIMAATKFAIGRIGRLVAEESIQLHGGIGMTWEYDLGHFAKRLIMIDHEWGDQDFHLTRFIALGKAA
- a CDS encoding acyl-CoA dehydrogenase family protein, yielding MDLNFTQEELDFRDEIRTWIKSALPEELATKVRNEAPLTKAEMESWQLILNDKGWLTYTWPVEFGGTGWGPVKQFIFEEEMAYACAPRILPFGLRMLAPVLQKFGSKEQQDYYLPRMCDGTHWWCQGYSEPGAGSDLASLKTAAVRDGDHYIVNGQKTWTTLGQHADMIFCLVRTSNEGKRQEGISFLLIDMKTPGIEVRPIQTIDGGHEVNEVWFTDVKVPVENLVGEENKGWTYAKYLLTHERTNIAGVGKSNQMLDRLKDLAAKQKRNGKPLIDDPLFAARVARVEIDLMTMEVTNNRVLAQAEAGGAPGPESSMLKILGTEIAQEIDDLTRRALGSSALALTPEVDDPGYNGEHVTPEGFAHASEVYFNHRKTTIYGGSNEIQKNIITKMIVGL
- a CDS encoding DUF1491 family protein; this translates as MARLTAEFWVHAYLARLRSHDIPAFVTAHGDDTAGAVLVKLNTLDGHARAYHRTFDLMTGARKWGLLVDAPEPEVDSSIARQRGFDPDLWVIEVEDRAGRHLLDEPGLSD
- the era gene encoding GTPase Era; the protein is MTTRCGFIALIGEPNAGKSTLTNHMVGAKVSIVTHKVQTTRARIRGVALEGEAQLVFVDTPGLFRPRRRLDRAMVAAAWGGAADADIIVLMIEAHRGITEGVETILEGLAELPPGRPIALAINKIDKLEAPQLLALTKEMNARFPFAETFMISAEKGHGVKDLRAWLAARLPDGPWLYPEDQIADLPMRMIAAEITREKLTLRLHQELPYQLTVETEAWEERKDGSARIDQIIYVMRDGHKGIVLGKKGETIKAISTLARQELEEFLGRKIHLFLQVKVRPNWLEERERYSEMGLDFKDGN